Proteins encoded together in one Variovorax paradoxus EPS window:
- a CDS encoding LysE family translocator, giving the protein MHLSNWLIFCGVTLLVAFTPGPAVLLAVSNSISVGPRRAMISSLGNAVGLFMVSAAAMAGLGVVLTTSASAFMVLKVAGAAYLIYLGVKQWRNRASVFSDLAATGAPAAPRAAWRLFGNGVTVALTNPKGILFFSALFPQFLTHDAPILGQFAVLTATFAAGSVLSHAFYVLLARMLKKQLSDPRRSKLFNRVSGGAFVLLGLSLLRLPNKAA; this is encoded by the coding sequence GTGCATCTCTCCAACTGGCTCATCTTCTGCGGCGTGACGCTGCTTGTCGCTTTCACCCCCGGTCCAGCCGTGCTGCTCGCGGTGTCGAACTCGATCTCCGTGGGGCCGCGACGCGCGATGATCAGTTCGCTCGGCAATGCGGTGGGCCTGTTCATGGTGTCGGCCGCCGCGATGGCGGGGCTGGGCGTGGTGCTGACGACCTCGGCGTCCGCGTTCATGGTGCTGAAGGTGGCGGGCGCGGCGTACCTGATCTACCTGGGCGTGAAGCAGTGGCGTAACCGGGCCAGCGTGTTCTCCGATTTGGCTGCAACCGGCGCGCCCGCCGCACCGCGCGCCGCGTGGCGCCTGTTCGGCAATGGCGTGACCGTGGCGCTCACCAATCCCAAGGGCATCCTGTTCTTCTCGGCGCTGTTCCCACAGTTCCTCACGCACGATGCGCCGATCCTCGGGCAGTTCGCGGTGCTCACGGCCACCTTCGCCGCGGGCTCGGTGCTGTCGCATGCGTTCTATGTGCTGCTCGCGCGGATGCTGAAGAAGCAGCTGTCCGATCCGCGCCGTTCGAAGCTCTTCAATCGCGTGTCCGGCGGTGCCTTCGTGCTGTTGGGCTTGAGCCTGCTGCGCCTGCCGAACAAGGCGGCCTGA
- a CDS encoding NIPSNAP family protein: MVTCYLRYIVDAYKLKEFEHYGKLWIPLVEKFGGKHHGYFLPSEGANNVALAMFSFPSLAAYEKYRADSMQDPECQAAFKYAEDTRCILSYERSFFRPVFE; encoded by the coding sequence ATGGTCACCTGCTACCTGCGCTACATCGTCGATGCCTACAAGCTCAAGGAATTCGAGCACTACGGCAAGCTCTGGATTCCGCTGGTCGAGAAGTTCGGCGGCAAGCACCACGGCTACTTCCTGCCTTCGGAAGGCGCGAACAATGTCGCGCTGGCGATGTTCAGTTTTCCGAGCCTCGCGGCCTATGAGAAATACCGCGCCGACTCGATGCAGGACCCCGAGTGCCAGGCGGCCTTCAAGTACGCAGAGGACACGCGCTGCATCCTGAGCTACGAGCGCAGCTTCTTCCGGCCAGTCTTCGAATAA
- a CDS encoding HAD family hydrolase, whose amino-acid sequence MTSAPTAPANAAPLDVQRISAISLDLDDTLWPIWPTIERAEAVLQEWLLREAPKTASLLLTPGILRELREATEKERSDLAHDLSALRRESIRTALKRSGEDPALADPAFDAFFAERQRVTLYDDALPALKWLSERYPLVAVSNGNADIHQTGVGRWFRTAFNARAFGSGKPHAPIFRAAAASVGLLPKDVLHVGDDAELDVVGALNAGMQAAWLVRDERPWVHGARPQLIVPNLHALCVALGA is encoded by the coding sequence ATGACCTCCGCCCCCACAGCGCCGGCGAACGCCGCGCCGCTCGATGTCCAGCGCATCTCCGCGATCTCGCTCGACCTCGACGACACCCTCTGGCCCATCTGGCCGACCATCGAACGCGCCGAAGCCGTGCTGCAGGAATGGCTCCTGCGCGAGGCACCGAAGACGGCCTCGCTGCTGCTCACGCCCGGCATCCTGCGCGAACTGCGCGAAGCCACCGAGAAGGAGCGTTCGGACCTCGCGCACGACCTGAGCGCGCTGCGCCGCGAGTCGATCCGCACTGCGCTCAAGCGCTCCGGAGAAGACCCGGCACTGGCCGATCCCGCCTTCGACGCCTTCTTCGCCGAGCGCCAGCGCGTGACGCTCTATGACGATGCGCTGCCCGCGCTCAAGTGGCTCAGCGAGCGTTATCCATTGGTTGCCGTGTCGAACGGCAATGCCGACATCCACCAGACCGGCGTGGGCCGCTGGTTCCGCACCGCGTTCAATGCGCGTGCCTTCGGCAGCGGCAAGCCGCACGCGCCGATCTTCCGCGCCGCCGCGGCCTCTGTCGGCCTCTTGCCCAAGGACGTGCTGCATGTGGGCGACGACGCCGAGCTCGACGTGGTCGGCGCGCTCAACGCCGGCATGCAGGCCGCATGGCTGGTGCGCGATGAGCGCCCCTGGGTGCATGGCGCGCGACCGCAGCTGATCGTGCCGAACCTGCACGCGCTTTGCGTGGCGCTCGGCGCCTGA
- the hemH gene encoding ferrochelatase, with amino-acid sequence MPQAPTNASTSATTNTSSSNDRTAVLWCNLGSPDAPTAAAVRPYLADFLGDPRVVEIPKVLWTLILHGIILRVRPAKSAAKYASIWMPEGSPLKVWTQKQATLLAGWLGERGHRVTVRDAMRYANPSIASRLDALQAEGATRVLVLQAYPQYSATTTASVIDAVNDWSRKQRRIPEFRFVNQYHDDPAYIDALAQGIEHHWKTEGRGEVLLMSFHGIPARNIALGDPYQAQCLETARLLAARLGLSDAQHRVTFQSRFGRAKWLEPYTEPTLRELGASGIKRVDVVCPGFPADCLETLEEIAMEGREAFLHAGGQAFSYIPCLNDSPAWITALAGVAERNLAGWPTR; translated from the coding sequence ATGCCTCAAGCCCCGACGAATGCCTCGACCAGCGCGACCACAAACACCAGTTCCTCCAATGACCGCACCGCCGTCCTCTGGTGCAACCTGGGCTCCCCCGACGCCCCCACCGCCGCCGCCGTTCGCCCCTACCTCGCCGACTTTCTGGGCGACCCGCGCGTGGTCGAAATTCCGAAGGTGCTCTGGACACTGATCCTGCACGGCATCATCCTGCGCGTGCGGCCGGCCAAGTCCGCTGCCAAGTACGCGAGCATCTGGATGCCCGAGGGCTCGCCGCTCAAGGTGTGGACGCAGAAGCAGGCGACGCTCCTGGCAGGCTGGCTCGGCGAACGCGGCCACCGCGTGACGGTGCGCGATGCGATGCGCTACGCCAACCCGTCGATCGCATCCCGCCTCGACGCGCTGCAGGCCGAGGGCGCCACCCGTGTGCTGGTGCTGCAGGCCTATCCGCAGTACTCGGCCACGACCACCGCGAGCGTGATCGATGCGGTGAACGACTGGAGCCGGAAGCAACGCCGCATTCCCGAATTCCGCTTCGTGAACCAGTACCACGACGACCCCGCCTACATCGACGCACTCGCCCAGGGCATCGAGCACCACTGGAAAACCGAGGGCCGCGGCGAAGTGCTGCTGATGAGCTTCCACGGCATTCCCGCGCGCAACATCGCGCTCGGCGATCCGTACCAGGCGCAGTGCCTGGAAACCGCGCGCCTGCTTGCGGCGCGGCTGGGCCTTTCCGATGCGCAGCATCGCGTCACCTTCCAGTCGCGCTTCGGCCGCGCCAAGTGGCTCGAGCCCTACACCGAGCCAACGCTGCGCGAACTCGGCGCGAGCGGCATCAAGCGGGTCGACGTGGTGTGCCCTGGCTTCCCGGCCGACTGCCTCGAGACGCTGGAAGAAATCGCCATGGAAGGCCGCGAAGCCTTCCTGCATGCGGGCGGCCAGGCCTTCAGCTACATCCCGTGCCTGAACGACAGCCCGGCATGGATCACCGCGCTCGCTGGCGTCGCCGAACGCAACCTCGCGGGCTGGCCTACCAGGTAA
- a CDS encoding thioredoxin family protein has product MAGWPMQGALAASPGLKDYGRAPEFAGIEKWLNSGPLTMQGLAGKVVLVDFWTYTCINCIRTLPHVVRWYETYKDQGFVVVGVHSPEFAYERSTRNVQDAIERFNIRYPVAQDNGFTTWKAYNNQYWPAFYLVDAKGQVMRQHFGEGECAEMEAAIQALLARKAAS; this is encoded by the coding sequence ATGGCCGGTTGGCCGATGCAGGGTGCGCTCGCCGCATCGCCGGGCCTCAAGGACTACGGCCGCGCACCCGAGTTCGCGGGCATCGAGAAATGGCTCAACTCGGGGCCGCTCACGATGCAGGGGCTCGCGGGCAAGGTGGTGCTGGTCGACTTCTGGACCTACACCTGCATCAACTGCATCCGCACCTTGCCGCACGTGGTGCGCTGGTATGAAACCTACAAGGACCAAGGCTTCGTCGTGGTCGGCGTGCACTCGCCGGAGTTCGCCTACGAGCGGTCGACCCGCAACGTGCAGGACGCGATCGAGCGGTTCAACATCCGCTACCCCGTGGCGCAGGACAACGGCTTCACGACCTGGAAGGCGTACAACAACCAGTACTGGCCGGCGTTCTACCTGGTCGACGCCAAGGGGCAGGTGATGCGCCAGCATTTCGGCGAGGGTGAATGCGCCGAGATGGAAGCGGCGATCCAGGCGCTGTTGGCGCGGAAGGCAGCGAGCTGA